AGCGTCACAGAAAGGGCCTGTGGTAGTGATGTTTACTATTAAACTGTACatgatgcacacatgcacagacacacctcTGCTTATTGTGTTCAAAGAGCAGTACAATAGTGCCACATtagttatttattgtaatatgttgtttatttatgtgcCTCTAAAGTGACAAACTGTGACACTTTCAGAGGTTCTACAATGTGGAAATGTACAGTTGAGATGGAAAAACATGGTTAGATGCTGCAATGCTGGAATGTAAAGTCCTTGTTAAATTCTGAGACTTCTTGAGGGCAGCGGAGAGCAAGTCAATGTGATTACAGTATGCTCGTCTGTGTCCTGTGTCAGAAACTgaaatgggaaagaaaaaaaacagcagagtgTGTTTGGTGTCATGATCATgggtttttctttgcatgataaaagaaaaatttagTTCACAGTGCAAGAGAGGACACATTGAAGGCTTTGTACTATTGTAATATtgtttatgtgtaaatatatgcTGATGTTTGGTATGTTGTTATATTTATCAGTtataaatgggaaaaaaagtcagCCACAAAGCAATACATCTCCACTCGTGTCCCCTTATCCTTCAGACAACTGAAGCCACATGTGTTTTCTAAAGTTGCATTTTACTATGTTGAAATTTTACTGAAGATTAATAAATGATACGTTTTATGTGACATCTCTATGTGAACTGgccttttatttatatttatgctcACATtctgtgtagctgtggaggtattTGTgcacaaaggggaaaaaatgccatgatacaaagtaaaacacacaaaaagacaaattataaaaatgtgtgaattgACAGCTGGGTCATATGCTCATGGAGTTAAGATCAACATACAACCAAAAACAGTAGTACAGTCTTAACTGCAATATTTTGATTATGTACTATTTAATTGGGACTCTAAAGAGACACTGGAATGGCATCACAGTGTCTTTAGGCTCAGCTGGTTCTTTATCAGGGGCCTTCAAAAGAAATTTGAAAGTATTTTGCACTCAGCACTTGGATAAATTAGCTATGCATGATTCTTGCATAttgattatttgtattattttaatcgGGTTCAAGAACTGTGACAAACAGAGAAGACAAATGGATGTTTGGATACTAAAACTAATTTCATCCTACAATGGTGGAACGTCTGCAGCGTCACTcccaaatattcaaaaaaactgctgaaaatcaCCTTCCTATCCACTTAAgtctaaccccccccccaaaaaaacttcctgtctgctctttcttgctcttgcatctcatgaaacggaaacacttcttctgatagcAATTTACTTTGAtcttttctccttgacttggtCCTTGACCTGTTTTCTTTGAGAAATATATTACTAAGCTTGTTTATAATACAACAAAACTATAATaatctataaaaaataaactataaagaACAAATATGTGACACAGTCCAACAGCTGTTAAGGATTAGTGACCATTTACTGCTTCTTGTGGGTTTCCTTGTTCCCTATTTCCTTTAAAATTTGGGTTTGGTTTTAAACAGACACTCCTTATGCACTTTTCTTATCATCCCATAATAgatcataatattttattgtacaactgagaaactgagatattttaccatttcatggaaaatattaactcattttgaatttgaatttaatttctcAAAGTTTGAACAgcggcaacaaaaggctggaaaagtaattaccataaatcaaaaacaaatggaggaacatttggcaactaattaagttaatttgcaacaggtcagtaacatgactgggtataaaaggagcatttcagagaggcagagcctgtggaatgtaaagatggtcaAAGCTTcgccaatctgtgacaaactatATCTAAAaactgtggaacaatttcagaaaaaatgttttttaacgtaaaattgcgaagactttgaaaatcccaccatctacagtatataatatcatcaaaagattcagagaatcagcgCAAGGAACaaatccaaaggtcaaaactggatctGCATTATTATCAGGCCATCAGGTGTCACTGCATTAAacacaggcatgattctctactggacatcactgcatggaaTCAGTAACACTTCctgaaatcactgtctgtgaagcCTGAATCTCTGATAgtatggaggtgcattagtgcctatggcgtgggcttCCTGAAAAGGCACCTTCAGTGCTGAAAAGTACTTAGAGGTTTTAGAAATGCTCCCATTCAAACATtcctttcagggaaggccttgcatatttcactaagacaatgctaaaccacactCTGCATCCTCTACAACAGCAtagcttcacaggagaagagtctgggtgctgaactggcctgaccaatagaaaacctttggtgcatcataaaacaaaaatccagcaacaaaagcccaggactgttgagcagctagaaacctgcatcagacaagaatgggacaacattcctctcctaaaaccccagcaactggtctcctcgcttcccagatgtttacagacagttaaaagaagagagaatgttacacaatggtaaacatcaccctcttccaacttttttgagatgtattGATGCCATccaattcaaaattagctaacattttccatgaaatgttaaagttTCTCAATTCAATATCAATATctgatttattgtttgtgttctattgtgaataaaatatcgGTTGgttagatttgcaaatcattgcatttcatttttatttaagttttgtATTTGATATAATGAACGGATACATTCTTTAGTGCCACATGTTACATTGAGCTTATCCAAACTGATTCTGTAAAGGTGTGAAGGGTTCTGAGTTCTTGTCTATACATTGAAAAACTCACCTTTAAACATAGACTCTAATCCCTTGGGAATGTGCACACTTGAGAAGAAGAGATATTTGTGATTTAAAGTGGTGAAGCTTTTTGATGAACGAATCTTTGATAAATCTCTGATCCGCAACTTTTACCCATCTAATGGTTTCAAGTTATCATGAGGAAATCCAGTGACCAGCACCAAATGAGTGTCCACTTATAAGCATAGAATCTGTTCTAAGAAAAAACTCAGTAaagtaatgtactgtatgtacagtacatgaacaGGCGAAGATGCACCGATTTGTTGACCGTAGCTCAGAATTGGTCCATATTCACTTTGTTGACTACATTTGCCTATCAGCATCTAAGATGGTGGTGACCAGTATTGCTGgaacatattaaacatattcAGGTTTTTCCTAATTTATTATGATTCAATTGTGCTTATTCATGAAGAGCTTTTTTGCTTCCCTGACACAAACGGGGGAAAAATCacaatgaaaaggaaaatgaaattgGAATCAATTATTGCCCAGAATTTCACAATTTGTGCATCCTGAGTTATTGCCTTTCTTTAATTtccttaacattttaaaaaaatgatggaTTATTAAACACTAACATGATGTTgttcctcttcctgttttctctgactCCGGGTGCAGCGATGCCTTCAGATTTCCCTACAGAAAAGCTACTGTAATGGCCAGTGCTATAAGTATATCTCCACACTTAACACTTGGGCTGATGCAGAGCTCCACTTTCTGTCAGAGAGAGACAACCTGGTGTCTATCCAGAGTTTGGATGAAGACGTTTTTGTCGAATCCACGATCGGTCCATGAACTGCGAGCCTGCTGAGAGATTCCTGTAGATCAGACTCAATTAGAGAAGGCAAATGggatgtaaatggtaaatggtctgcacttatgcttttctacctattggcactcaaagcaaaCTCAAagtacactgcttcttatttacccattcacactcacaatcacacacccattcatacaccgatgggggaggtgctatgcagctggccaacactcaccaggagcaactaagttggttcagtgtcttgctcaaggacacttcgacatgtgaccggaggaaacggggattgaaccaacaactttgagattggtggacaaccgctcttcctgcgccacagtcacccactaTGTTAGATTCTAATTTTAGAAACTATGAAGAATCTAATACACAATACTTTTTATATTGTGCTTTTCATAATTTCAGATGCTTGGAGTTTCCTAAAAGATGAGGTGATTTGCAAATAAGAATGCTTTAGGATATATGTCAGAGTGAATTTATCTGTGTCAGACATACAGGGTTTTCTGCCTACTGTGTATccattctctttttctctcgTTTCAAGCCTGTTTTGTTTATAGACATGATAATATTGATAAGCACGGttataatgcaataaaatataataatgaagaaaaaacaaatgtgttataGTCCAACAGCTGTTATAATTAGTGAACATTTACTGCTTATCGTTGGTTTCCTTGTTCCTTGTTCCTTTTAAACAGACAATGGCATCCGGCataagaaatgtgaaaattgaTGCCCGGTGGCAACCCggaactcactggataagccaaaaggacaaaaaaactcaaatacaCTTTTCTTATCATAAGATAATAGATAATAACGTTTTATTGTAGCTGAGATACAGTAATGTACGAACACGTTTTTCAGTGCCACATGTTACAATGGTTTTGCTGACCTGATATTGTAAAGCTGTGGAAAAAAGCCACTTTTTAATACGGAACTAaagttttcataatttttttctatCTATAGAAAAACTCAAGTTAAGACAGACTTTGATCTATTTGTAATTTGAAGTGGTGAAGCtggaataaaagtaaatatttgttgTCTTATcctgctcttttctcttttgtcaaaTTCAGATGGAGAGAAAAGCAACAAGAGGTTGGATTTATTGTGTGGTCAGACTTACTTATACATACTTATGTTCCATTTTAATGAATGTATGCTCCATATTTGTCATTATAATGTTGATTCttcttatttacttttttgtttaagttaaacaaaagaaacacgcCTCCCTTCATGTCTCCTTAATGGTTGGACAGCTGAAGCCATGTTTTTTCTAGTGCTGCATTTTACTGATAGATGTtaagttttttgtaaattgaTGGGGGATTTTTATGTTATGTGCATAAACTGTGAAGTTGCATATAAATAAAAGGGTTTGTCAAGTGCATTTGACCAATGATATTACACCAACCGTGTAGACACCCTCTCTGAAGCATATAAAAGAAAGTGGACTGTCATAACATCCAACACCACTTCAACACACTGCAACTCTGCAACACTCTCAAAAGACTCTGAGACCCTGTCGTCAACATGCTCTTGTTCATCTTCCTTTTGGGTCTGACTCTGGGTGCTGTGTCCCCTTCAGATGTGCCTTAAGTGAAGCTACAGCGTGGAAACTGTCCGATGTTCTGGTACAGCTTCAAAGGCCGCTGCTATAAGTACATCGCCACACGTATGACCTGGGCTGATGCAGAGCTCCACTGTTTATCACTGAGAGCCAACCTGGTCTCTATTTACAGCGTGGATGAGCAAAACTTTGTCAAATCTCTGATCAGCAATTTTGACCCAGGTAATGGACTCACCTGGATCGGACTCAGTGACATCCACAAAGAAGGCAGATGGATGTGGTCTGATGGTTGTCCAGTGAGGTTTGTCCTTTGGGATGAGGGACAGCCAGACAATGCTGGAAGAGAACACTGTGTTCACACTAATTTAGGACGATGGAATGATCTTCACTGTTCTACCACAAACACGTTTGTTTGTGCATCTCGCATAGTTTGTCCTGTTGCTTGAtaacaatatgtttaaaatccGTGCATGTTCAAGTACAGaaattgtttcatttatatttttttcataaattttggacataataattttaaaagatgATATTTCCCAAACTTTTGAATATTGTGAAATTCGTCTTCATTAATCTATAGACAGAACTACTTATTAGATACTGACAGATAATTATGTTTAATTGTACATTAACATTCAATCCttctcatatttaaaaatgaaaaataaaggaaattgtTCGATGATTCTATTATTGTAGTTATGTCTTTTACACAAGGCCAAAAAGAGACAGCACTTTACTCTTAGAAGAGAGGGTTGCAACCTCCAGAAGGCCATGTATGTAGCCTTCATATTGGGAACTTAACTGTACTCTTTTGATAATAGCTGTACTAATTATGCAGCACCTTGCTACTTAAATTCatagtgtacacacacactatgaatgTGTGTGGGCAGAAACGGACTTTTATGACTTTTTGTCAgaattgtaatttaaatgctGAATTCTTACTTTTATTTGTCAGAATTTGTGAATCAGTTTAGCAGATAATGAGCATAAAATGGACATGAAATTAAGTTAGTATTAATTTTGGTAGCTACTTTTAGTTGATTGCACCGCTGCTACAGTGCCTAAAGACGAACCTCCAGACCGAACCCACTGTTTAAAGACCTGACCACACAGATACATGCAACAATCACATTGGAACTCTGTCTCTGCTCAATTACCACGCCCAGGTGGCAATTTCGCGCGAAAAGACGGACTGCACCATTATGAGAGCGGGGGGGAGGGTCAAAAGAGAGATTATTCCTAAAGATAAACACAAGTCCCCTTTATTTAAACAAGTAAGGCATTAAAGTGATTTTGACTTATTGTTTGGCATGTAGCGAACttgaaaaatcaataaaatacaattattcGAATAAAGCACAAATGTAGACACGAGTTCGAGAACTACAAAACCCTACTTTTGCAATCGTCGGGCTTGTTTAGcggttgtttttttaaatccatctcTGCCCATTGACTGTCACGTTTCAAGACAAAACTTTCTGTGGGACAAAAattggtttgttgttgttgctgcaaaACGGAAATAAAATGACCTTTACATCAAAGGTAAGCGGGAGAGCAGTTCGTGTGAATGTggtgttgtttttcctgttcgATTTGCGATGGATAAATATCACAACGAGTCAAATCGCACCCCATTATGAAAACCATTGTTAACAGCTATGGTTGCCTGCATGGCTTGGCCAACTCGAACCTCCTCCAATGTATTTACATAACAAACATTAGTAACCGAATACTTCTAAAGTTAATTTAGTGTGCTATCACGAACGATCCGTCACAATGGTGTTTACTGAACACTGTTTACAAATcttgttttacatgtttgttcTGAGCTGATTGACGAGCCATCTTACACGTGATCTGCTTTAGGTTACATCAGTGATCAGGTGATCGTTTACATTTTTGGGTAAATACATGGACAGTCATGAGAAGCTCAAGATCCAGTATTTTGTAAAGATGCTTGGTAGgggtgtctctgtgtgttgccACTTCTCCTACAAGATCAGAGGTCAGCATCTCTTAGGCTCTTTGGGTGGGCTTGCAATGTTAGTTATCAACATGTTTGCCATGGGACATAAACAACGTTGATCACACCAAGTTTGTGTTCCACTCTCAAAAAGTCCAATCTCACTAATATTATCAAAGACTCCGACATGGCCCCAAAATGCAGTCTAGGCCTTAGATAAAGGCTTACAATTTCTTCATAAACCATCTGCTCTGTGCAGGATCCTGGAGACCCAACTCCCACTTTAACTGCTTATAAATATATCCAACATTTGTTGATATGTCTAAACAATAGCAAATTTTGTAATAATTGAATGTAAAGattgattttgaaatgaatgaatgggtCTTAGACAcacttaaataattaattatacacTATATGGTATAATATAGGCAGTACTTACTACACAGCAAGGCTCCATGCGACTATGGTTTAATGTAATGTCAGGTTACCACTGCAAAGCCTTTATACTTGGTTTCAACTTGGCGAAAAATGTATGGAGCAAATGGGAGgattatgtttatgtatttatttaacataagcATAGGCACAGTGGGACACTAAACAACAAGGATGCCAAGCTAAGTTTCAAATCAGGTGGCATGGTTAAGTAGTGACACAGCTGAACAAACTTCCTTGGTCTCATAGTCCTAGAGCTTTGGAATCAGGGCAAGGAATATCCAGTGATGGAATAGTGCTCCCTCTGGtgtaaaatttgaaaatgtaacctTTTATTAGTTACTTTTCTGTAATCTCACCAATCAATGTCTCTGAAAGCGAATATGTGGACTACATATACAACAAATAATCTAATCATCTAAACCTAGTTAAGAATTAATACCTAATGTGTCTGAAAAACAGGCTCTCTGTTTCAAATCCAAATTTATCACTGCTGAGCTCGCTCGTCTGTTCAGCCAGTCGGACAGTGAGGAGGACTTTGAAGGTTTCAGTGAAGATGAGGTGGAAGACGACAGAGGATGCTTTAACAAGAGGCTAAAGACCAAGGTACAAATCATTTACTGCCTGCAGAAGTAATTACAGATGTGCATGATATTACAGCCAAAGTACCAGCCTACATGCTTTGACTTTCTGATTGTACCTTCAGATGGTGGATTCAGACGAGGATAGCGATGTAGACACAGGCTTCTACTCTGATGGTGAGGAGGCCCCCCCACTAAAGAGGCGGAGTCTTTTGGTGGCCCTGAGGTGTGTGGGTGAAAAAATCATTGAGCAAAATAATTGTTGCTATGCCTtttatcttaatttaaaaaattcacCTCTATCTTGTTTATATCTCTTTGTTGCAATACAAAAACCTTATGCCCAAATACAATTTTTGAGCAGCATCTATAATTTAATGCTGTTTATGATACATATCATATCAGTgctgctaaaacaaataaagactGTAGAAGGAAAAAATGTCATGGGTCCTGCTGGGTCAGTGGTAGGGCATTGGGTTGGCAggcagaaggctgcgggttagaatcccaccccaccagtgTTTGGCCGGTCCCGGTCCTAAGCcccgatttaaaaaaaaataaaaataaaaaaaaaaagaaaaggggaaaaaaagagggttgcggcaggaagggcatccagcattaAAAACtcaatgccaaatcaacgtgttgAACAATTTTCCGCTGTGACAACCCCTGAAGGGGCACCCTGAAAGCTGTTGGAacttttgaaaaggaaaaatgtgtcATCTTCAGCACTGCAGCGCACACATATGATTACAAAGCCTTCAAATGCAACATTCATCCACATGACgagtaataaacacataaagaaTATAGAGCCTCCTATTGCTGGGACCACTGTGACTACTGATAAGGTTTAATCTAAGTCCAAAAATTACTTCTAATAacatagaaatattaaaataaagttgttgtttttttccatatttgtcatttttctctaACTATACAGGGCATGtaaacaagtttgttttttggggcATTATATTGATTCTCCAGTGGTTGAATGATTTTAATCCTGCTCCTCAGGTTTCCTATGAAGAGACCATCTCCTAAACAGGAACAACACAAGAAAAATGTCGACAAGGCAGCTAAAGTCAAAGACAGTCCTCCACAGAGGAGGCAGAGTGTGAaacggcagcagcagcaattgGATAAGGAAGAGGAAAATGAGGAGGAAGCAGAAGAAGACAGTGAGGAAGTTCTGTCTCAGAGTATAAGAAAACGAGACAAAAACATTCTGGAAAACAAGGCCATGGTAATAAACCTTTTATAACCTTTTGTTTTATCTACATTATTTCAAACTTTAAATCTGTCACTTGAGTCTGGCcttctctgttgttttattgtagCTGGCTAAGCTGTTTGCTGATCTGAGCAGCATGGCTGTCCTAACTCTGCCGACCACCCCACCAGTGAGTGCATGCACCAACACCAGATTTTCACAAAcatatgacagaaaaaaactaaatactttAATACAACATTAATCATCAGTTACATTACGTAGGATTGGATTTTCCAATTTGCCAACTCTGCGTGTTTTACTGTGCAGAAGAAGAAGCGGGCGCCAGCGAAAGCTATGCCACGGAAACGCAAGTTTGAAGCAAATATTGGGTCTGAGCGGAGGAACCCGTCCCGCAAAGCTCGTCCTCCCGAGAACTTTGCAGTGGAGGAGAAGAGTGAGCCACTCACCCACAAAAGCCCAAGGACTGTAGACATCAGGAGGCTGGTGGAGGTATAGTGCTATTTCAGGGTTGTGCTTTGAATGTTTATTGATCAAATAGCAATAATGTTCACACTTTGTGCTTATCCTACATTTCATATTGAATTTTCTGGCACTGTTTCTAGCCAAATGAGAACTGTACCTTATTAGCTGCATAGCCTGTTTGTGCCTCAGTTGTATCTACAATCTTTTGTTGGTGATTGGCCAGGTGGATGAGGAACTTGTTGGTGAGAGGAGGAAAATGAGGAAGAAGAGCCACATTTCCAGGAGGAGCCAGTATGTGGTAAAGTCAGTTGATGAGATCACCAAGGAAGACTTGGACAACATAGCATACCGCAGCAAAGACAAGATCTGGGACAAGGAAAACGTCAGTTGCATTAAGCCTTTACTTCGTGATGCTGTtgttactgcactacactgtcaGGCTTGTTGGTTTAGCGTGGtccttcactgtgtgtgtgtgtgtgtgtttggttttttgtactctcccccccccctccaggGCAGCTCTTGTCATCAGTGCAGACAGAAGACTCTGGACACCAAGACAGTATGTCGCAGTGGTTTCTGTGTAGGGGCCAAAGGTCAGTTTTGTGGCCCATGCCTGAAGAACCGCTATGGAGAGGATGTAAGCACTGTGCTGCTCGACCCGGTCAGTGCTACAATgcatacatttcattttttcatttggtaAAGGTGAGAGGTAGTCAGAGTAATACAGACACAATTTTGTTTGATATCTGTTAAAAAGGGCTCTAAAACACATCAGCTAGATGCACCAACGAAGCATTTTGAAACGAAGAAATATGTTACCcagtgagatgtgtgtgtgtctgtgtttttgttaaattttggGTAAAAACTGAGGCctcaagcacaaacaaaaaagctaatCTAGGCTACAGTCTGACAGACATCACTTGTTAATTGAGGCAATTTATTGTTGGTTTGCATAAGCATTATTGAAAATATGGTAATTAGGGAAATGACCAAATTcccaaatatatttaatataactttaaatgtattcataatCTCAGGATCTGTGGATGTTTTAGgcatttgctttttttggctttttgcagatgctttcctgtttgttttgaaaCTACTGTCTCTGAGTTTGAAGTTGCGACACATGGGGAAATACATTACAAGCACCAAATGAGTGGCCACTTATGAGCAGAGAATATGGTGGCTctgctcaaagcactgcaatttgagaaaatgcATGCAAACAGACATAACACAGGGAAATATACAAAAAGAGCTTTACCAATTTGAAAACGggcacagcattaagaaacgAATTGCAAAAAGCCATAACGCAACCAAATTGCTTTTACCTTTCAGGGCCACCGTAAAAGaatatgtttaaagaaaaaagtattttaaaaaattcagcAAAGTAACTGCATGTTTGTCCAGAATTTAGGCTATTTAATTTAACTCAGGTTCATAAATGTAGTCAGTTGTTAATTCCCGGGAGATCTAGgtgatttgaaataaaattgtaCTTACTCTATGTGCAGGAGTGGTCATGTCCCATTTGCCGAAGAATGTGTAACTGCAGTCTCTGTCGTAAGAAGGAGGGCCGCTGTGCCACTGGAATCCTGGTCGGACTGGCACGCTATAATGGCCACAACAATGTCCATGAGTATCTGAAGAGGTATGCATCTCCTCCTTACtatacattaatatttattcatagagtagaataaaattaagaatatataataaatgaatatattcaTTTCATATAGAAATAAGAATAATGACAGACAACAATGACaatgattattattgttattactataattattattacagcACAACTATTTTAACTATTTCAGTCTTAAAAAGTCTTCAAAAGCAATTCAGttcctttttaaacattttgagttATTATATTAATGATTTATTACTATAAAATTGATACTAG
The nucleotide sequence above comes from Channa argus isolate prfri chromosome 1, Channa argus male v1.0, whole genome shotgun sequence. Encoded proteins:
- the LOC137126967 gene encoding LOW QUALITY PROTEIN: lactose-binding lectin l-2-like (The sequence of the model RefSeq protein was modified relative to this genomic sequence to represent the inferred CDS: substituted 1 base at 1 genomic stop codon), which produces MLLFIFLLGLTLGAVSPSDVPXVKLQRGNCPMFWYSFKGRCYKYIATRMTWADAELHCLSLRANLVSIYSVDEQNFVKSLISNFDPGNGLTWIGLSDIHKEGRWMWSDGCPVRFVLWDEGQPDNAGREHCVHTNLGRWNDLHCSTTNTFVCASRIVCPVA
- the cdca7b gene encoding cell division cycle-associated 7-like protein, whose product is MTFTSKALCFKSKFITAELARLFSQSDSEEDFEGFSEDEVEDDRGCFNKRLKTKMVDSDEDSDVDTGFYSDGEEAPPLKRRSLLVALRFPMKRPSPKQEQHKKNVDKAAKVKDSPPQRRQSVKRQQQQLDKEEENEEEAEEDSEEVLSQSIRKRDKNILENKAMLAKLFADLSSMAVLTLPTTPPKKKRAPAKAMPRKRKFEANIGSERRNPSRKARPPENFAVEEKSEPLTHKSPRTVDIRRLVEVDEELVGERRKMRKKSHISRRSQYVVKSVDEITKEDLDNIAYRSKDKIWDKENGSSCHQCRQKTLDTKTVCRSGFCVGAKGQFCGPCLKNRYGEDVSTVLLDPEWSCPICRRMCNCSLCRKKEGRCATGILVGLARYNGHNNVHEYLKSIQKELK